Proteins encoded by one window of Primulina huaijiensis isolate GDHJ02 chromosome 1, ASM1229523v2, whole genome shotgun sequence:
- the LOC140985848 gene encoding peroxiredoxin-2E-1, chloroplastic, with translation MAASTATTASIAIAKLFTPSSSKFKQPLCAFSQFKTPTSLFSSSFAALPVHLHRRTRPRYLRFSTAPKISATISVGDKLPDATLSYFDSSDELQTISISDLTAKKKTILIAVPGAFTPTCSQKHLPGFVEKAAEFKAKGVDTIACISVNDAFVMKAWKENLQVGDEVLLLSDGNGDFTKAIGCELDLSDKPVGLGVRSRRYAIYLEDGVVKILNLEEGGAFNVSSAEDMLKAL, from the coding sequence ATGGCAGCCTCCACCGCGACGACAGCTTCAATCGCCATCGCAAAGCTCTTCACTCCATCCTCTTCCAAGTTCAAACAACCCCTTTGCGCCTTCTCCCAGTTCAAGACTCCTACCTCCCTCTTTTCCTCATCTTTCGCCGCTCTGCCCGTCCACCTCCACCGCCGCACCCGCCCTCGATACTTGAGATTCTCCACTGCTCCTAAGATCTCCGCCACGATCTCCGTCGGTGACAAGCTTCCGGACGCCACACTCTCCTACTTCGACTCGTCCGACGAGCTCCAAACCATCTCCATTTCTGACCTCACCGCCAAAAAGAAAACTATACTCATCGCCGTTCCGGGGGCTTTCACTCCGACTTGCTCGCAGAAACATCTTCCTGGATTTGTGGAAAAAGCTGCCGAGTTTAAGGCGAAAGGTGTGGACACTATTGCTTGCATTTCGGTCAACGATGCATTTGTGATGAAGGCGTGGAAGGAGAATTTGCAAGTGGGTGATGAAGTGCTGTTACTGAGCGACGGAAATGGGGATTTTACGAAGGCAATTGGTTGTGAACTGGATTTGAGTGATAAGCCAGTGGGGCTGGGTGTGAGGTCGAGGAGGTATGCTATCTATTTGGAAGATGGGGTTGTGAAAATCTTGAATCTGGAGGAGGGTGGTGCTTTCAATGTGAGCAGTGCAGAGGATATGCTCAAGGCTCTTTAA